One Thermicanus aegyptius DSM 12793 DNA segment encodes these proteins:
- the lipB gene encoding lipoyl(octanoyl) transferase LipB, with amino-acid sequence MSKKELDVLILSGLTPYQEAWDMQKELVKEVDKGRRSHTLLLLEHPHIYTLGRAGHEENLLITHQERERKGIDFQRIDRGGDITYHGPGQLVGYLIFHLADWGNDPHRFLRLIEEGLIQTLKFWNIEGERKETYTGVWVGDEKIAAIGVKLNRAKERVGYISSHGFALNISPDLQMFQYIRPCGIVHLGVTSMEKVLGKSPAISSLYSPIMDAFSSVFHFEKRNETYTHWKREVEPPASDKSSKDE; translated from the coding sequence ATGAGCAAAAAAGAGTTGGATGTCCTCATTCTCTCGGGGTTAACCCCCTATCAAGAAGCATGGGATATGCAAAAAGAGTTGGTGAAGGAGGTGGACAAAGGGAGACGGTCGCATACCCTTCTTCTCCTGGAACACCCGCACATCTACACGTTAGGTAGGGCTGGACATGAAGAGAATTTGCTGATCACGCATCAAGAAAGGGAGAGAAAAGGAATCGATTTTCAACGAATTGATCGCGGAGGGGATATCACGTATCACGGCCCAGGACAACTGGTCGGTTATCTCATCTTTCATCTGGCCGATTGGGGCAATGATCCCCACCGTTTCTTGCGACTTATCGAGGAAGGCCTGATCCAAACCTTAAAATTCTGGAACATTGAAGGGGAAAGAAAGGAAACGTATACCGGGGTTTGGGTAGGAGACGAGAAAATCGCCGCGATTGGAGTCAAGTTGAATCGGGCTAAAGAGAGGGTTGGCTATATTTCCTCCCATGGTTTTGCTTTAAATATCTCCCCGGATTTGCAGATGTTCCAATATATTCGTCCCTGCGGGATCGTTCACCTGGGAGTAACCTCCATGGAAAAGGTTTTGGGGAAGAGCCCTGCCATATCTTCTCTCTATTCTCCGATCATGGATGCGTTTTCATCCGTCTTCCATTTTGAAAAAAGAAATGAAACCTATACGCATTGGAAAAGAGAAGTTGAGCCGCCTGCAAGCGACAAAAGTTCCAAGGACGAATGA
- a CDS encoding acyl-CoA mutase large subunit family protein — translation MERDYAKEKEDWRRKTEILLNKYPERKKEFKTLSGIPIERVYYPDHMTDEYMEKLGFPGEWPYTRGIRPTMYRARYWTMRQYAGFGSAEETNKRFNYLLEQGQTGLSVAFDLPTQIGYDSDHPLSRGEVGKVGVAIDSLEDMETLFEGIPLHKVSTSMTINAPAAILLAMYLVVGEKQGLSFKELSGTIQNDILKEYIARGTYIYPPKPSMRLITDIFSFCAAEVPKWNTISISGYHIREAGSTAVQEVAFTLANGIAYVETAIKAGLHVDQFAPRLAFFFNAHNHFFEEIAKFRVARRIWAKIMKERFGAKKEESLQLRFHTQTGGSTLTAQQPENNIVRVTLQALAAVLGGTQSLHTNSMDEALSLPTEQSARVALRTQQIIAYESGVADTVDPLGGSYFLEALTDQMEREIIRYMEKIDSLGGAVAAIEQGYMQEEIHRVAYETQKKIEEGEMVIVGVNRFQVENENRPEILRVNDQVEKNQVERLRKLKERRNQGEVEKNLKRLKEAAQGDENLMPVILDCVRSYCTVGEMSGSLREVFGEYQG, via the coding sequence ATGGAGAGAGACTATGCAAAAGAAAAAGAGGATTGGAGAAGAAAGACGGAGATTTTATTGAATAAATACCCGGAGAGGAAGAAGGAATTTAAAACGCTTTCAGGGATTCCCATTGAAAGGGTTTACTATCCGGACCACATGACGGATGAATATATGGAGAAGTTGGGTTTTCCCGGTGAATGGCCTTATACCCGTGGAATTCGTCCCACCATGTATCGTGCACGCTATTGGACGATGAGGCAATATGCGGGATTCGGGTCGGCGGAGGAAACGAACAAACGGTTTAACTATTTATTAGAACAAGGACAAACGGGTTTAAGCGTTGCCTTTGATCTCCCTACCCAGATCGGATACGATTCGGATCATCCCCTCTCCCGGGGAGAGGTGGGGAAGGTGGGGGTTGCCATCGATTCCCTGGAAGATATGGAAACGCTTTTTGAAGGGATCCCTCTCCATAAAGTAAGCACTTCGATGACCATCAATGCTCCTGCGGCGATTCTTTTGGCCATGTATCTGGTGGTAGGGGAAAAACAAGGTCTTTCATTCAAAGAATTATCCGGTACCATTCAGAACGATATTTTAAAAGAATATATCGCACGGGGCACCTATATTTATCCTCCGAAACCCTCCATGCGTCTCATCACCGACATTTTTTCTTTTTGTGCTGCGGAGGTGCCCAAGTGGAACACCATTAGCATCAGCGGCTACCATATCCGTGAAGCGGGTTCAACCGCTGTTCAAGAGGTCGCATTTACCCTGGCCAACGGGATTGCCTATGTGGAAACGGCGATCAAAGCCGGACTTCATGTAGATCAATTTGCCCCCCGACTTGCCTTCTTCTTTAACGCGCATAACCATTTCTTCGAAGAGATTGCAAAGTTTAGGGTCGCGAGAAGAATATGGGCAAAAATCATGAAAGAACGATTTGGAGCCAAGAAGGAAGAATCGCTACAGCTCCGTTTTCATACACAGACAGGCGGCTCTACCTTGACCGCACAGCAACCGGAGAATAATATTGTCCGCGTTACCTTACAAGCGCTGGCCGCAGTGCTGGGAGGGACGCAAAGTCTTCATACCAATTCCATGGATGAAGCTCTTTCTTTACCGACTGAGCAGTCGGCCAGAGTGGCCTTGAGGACCCAGCAAATTATCGCCTATGAGAGTGGCGTTGCCGATACCGTGGATCCTCTGGGCGGTTCTTACTTCCTAGAAGCGCTGACAGATCAGATGGAAAGAGAAATCATACGATATATGGAGAAGATTGATTCCTTGGGCGGCGCGGTCGCCGCTATCGAGCAAGGATATATGCAAGAGGAGATCCACCGGGTTGCCTATGAAACCCAAAAGAAGATTGAAGAGGGCGAGATGGTGATTGTGGGGGTGAATCGTTTCCAGGTTGAAAATGAGAATCGGCCGGAGATTTTACGCGTCAATGATCAGGTGGAAAAGAATCAAGTAGAAAGATTGCGGAAGCTAAAAGAACGGAGAAATCAGGGGGAAGTGGAGAAAAACTTAAAGCGGTTAAAAGAAGCCGCGCAAGGAGACGAAAATTTGATGCCGGTTATCCTCGATTGCGTGAGATCGTATTGCACGGTGGGGGAGATGAGCGGCAGCCTAAGGGAAGTTTTCGGGGAATATCAAGGGTAA
- the mce gene encoding methylmalonyl-CoA epimerase: protein MGEKIRVLVAKPGLDGHDRGALIIAQALRDAGMEVIYTGLRQTPAQIVKAAIQEDVDCIGLSSLSGAHNQLFPEVTRLLQEEGASDILVVGGGVIPDEDIPYLLEKGIAKIFTPGSSLQETVAFIRSEVEKRRRQGEAGKEDPIHPPSQIDHIGIAVKSITESRKIYEALGLFIVSEEEVAEEKVKVAMIPIGETRIELLEATSPDSPIAKFIEKRGEGIHHIALRTGEMEETLHRVEKANLIPIPPAPRTGAHGSQVAFLSPKSTYGVLIELVNPGEHHDQ, encoded by the coding sequence ATGGGTGAAAAGATTCGCGTGTTGGTAGCCAAGCCGGGATTGGACGGACATGATCGGGGGGCGCTGATCATCGCCCAAGCGTTAAGGGATGCCGGAATGGAGGTGATCTATACCGGCCTCCGCCAGACGCCTGCCCAAATTGTAAAGGCAGCGATCCAAGAAGATGTGGACTGTATTGGACTCTCCAGCCTTTCAGGTGCTCATAATCAACTTTTCCCGGAAGTGACCCGACTTCTTCAAGAAGAGGGGGCGTCGGACATCCTGGTGGTTGGAGGAGGGGTCATTCCCGATGAGGATATTCCATATCTCCTGGAAAAAGGAATTGCAAAAATCTTTACGCCGGGAAGCAGCCTCCAGGAGACCGTCGCATTTATTCGATCCGAGGTAGAAAAGAGGAGAAGGCAAGGGGAGGCGGGGAAAGAAGACCCGATCCACCCTCCTTCCCAAATCGATCATATCGGGATTGCCGTTAAAAGTATTACGGAATCCAGAAAAATTTACGAAGCCCTTGGCTTATTCATCGTAAGTGAAGAAGAGGTGGCGGAAGAAAAGGTGAAGGTGGCCATGATTCCCATTGGGGAGACGAGGATTGAACTTTTGGAAGCCACTTCTCCCGATAGCCCGATCGCTAAGTTTATCGAGAAAAGGGGGGAAGGGATTCACCATATTGCCCTTCGTACAGGGGAAATGGAAGAAACACTTCATCGTGTGGAAAAAGCGAATCTTATTCCCATTCCTCCCGCCCCAAGAACCGGCGCACATGGATCACAGGTGGCGTTTCTTTCCCCGAAATCTACCTATGGCGTTTTAATTGAACTGGTAAATCCGGGTGAGCATCATGACCAATAA
- a CDS encoding endonuclease Q family protein: protein MPSVYADLHIHIGSTDSGRPVKNSASKDLTLSNLLKGSRDQKGMDLVGVIDAHVPEILNQLEQDLESGKARELPGGGIRYQGITLLLGSEIEIREEGRKPFHLLSYLPTFKKMKEFSNYLSKGMKNPHLSSQRFNRSTRELQEATKELGGLFIPAHIFTPHKGILSAVNRLEEVCDPKHIDAVELGLSGDTEMADHLPELRNYPFLTNSDAHSIQKIGREYQRICLQNPDFQSLRLALKREGGNFIEANYGLNPSLGKYYRSRCSHCGERVEPYQSRCSQCGGPVAKGVFDRVLELGEKEALHPDWRPPYFPQILLEFFPGVGKKTYLRLIEAFGNEMNLLHRVPIREIKEKFGPTLAERIQLSRENRLPIEAGGGGMYGKVDKDLL, encoded by the coding sequence TTGCCCAGTGTTTATGCCGATTTACACATTCATATCGGATCTACCGACTCAGGGAGGCCGGTAAAAAACAGCGCCTCCAAGGATCTCACTCTCTCAAATCTTCTCAAAGGTTCGAGGGACCAAAAAGGGATGGATCTGGTTGGGGTGATCGATGCCCACGTCCCGGAAATATTGAATCAATTGGAACAGGATCTCGAAAGTGGAAAGGCCAGGGAACTCCCGGGGGGAGGAATCCGCTATCAAGGAATTACGCTCCTTCTGGGAAGCGAAATCGAGATTCGGGAAGAGGGAAGGAAGCCTTTTCACCTTCTTTCTTATCTGCCTACGTTTAAGAAGATGAAGGAATTTAGCAACTATCTAAGCAAAGGGATGAAAAACCCTCACCTTAGCTCTCAACGGTTTAATCGCTCCACCCGGGAGCTGCAGGAGGCGACGAAAGAGCTTGGAGGTCTCTTTATTCCTGCCCATATTTTCACTCCCCATAAAGGCATCCTGTCGGCTGTCAATCGCCTTGAAGAGGTGTGTGATCCGAAACATATCGATGCGGTGGAGTTAGGCCTAAGCGGAGACACCGAGATGGCGGATCATTTGCCGGAGTTAAGAAACTATCCTTTTCTAACGAATTCCGACGCCCATTCGATTCAAAAGATCGGTAGGGAATATCAGAGGATTTGCTTACAAAACCCGGATTTTCAAAGTTTAAGGCTGGCTTTAAAAAGGGAAGGGGGGAATTTCATAGAGGCAAACTATGGTTTAAATCCCAGTCTGGGGAAGTATTATCGAAGCAGATGTTCCCATTGCGGTGAGCGGGTAGAGCCTTATCAGTCCCGTTGTTCCCAATGCGGTGGGCCTGTCGCCAAAGGGGTGTTTGATCGGGTCCTTGAATTAGGCGAAAAAGAGGCCCTCCATCCCGATTGGCGCCCTCCCTATTTCCCGCAGATCCTTTTGGAATTCTTTCCTGGAGTGGGAAAGAAAACATATCTTCGCCTGATTGAAGCCTTTGGGAATGAAATGAATCTTCTTCACAGGGTTCCGATCCGTGAGATTAAAGAAAAGTTTGGTCCTACCCTCGCGGAACGAATTCAATTAAGCCGGGAAAATCGCCTTCCCATTGAAGCGGGGGGAGGGGGAATGTACGGCAAAGTGGATAAGGATCTTCTGTAA
- the mciZ gene encoding Z-ring formation inhibitor MciZ, whose product MKIYTGEKSLRMVGKAWQVRAKLRELSRIPITLHQFLLLRKGKEGKERNW is encoded by the coding sequence GTGAAGATCTATACCGGTGAAAAAAGCCTCCGTATGGTCGGGAAGGCCTGGCAGGTTCGAGCGAAACTGAGAGAACTCTCCCGCATACCTATAACCTTACATCAATTTCTGCTTCTTCGCAAAGGGAAAGAGGGAAAGGAACGGAATTGGTGA
- a CDS encoding acyl-CoA carboxylase subunit beta — translation MTNNEKMYEKIDELYERRRKVELGGGYEKIDQQHRKGKLTARERIHLLLDPDSFVELFPFIEHRGAGLEMKEAPGEGVVTGYGTIHGRLVYLFAQDFTVFGGALGEMHARKIARVMDLAAQNGAPIIGLNDSGGARIQEGVVSLDGYGHIFYRNAIYSGVIPQISVIMGPSAGGAVYSPAITDFVFMVEKTSQMFITGPKVIETVTGEKISSEDLGGARVHTTISGNAHFSHPDEESTLEGVRRLLSFLPQNYREKPPRGKPDEGGDWIEEIVDRVPVEGTRVYDVVQVIKLLVDHGDFLQVHENFAKNIVVGFGRIDGYTVGMIANQPKYLAGGLDIHSSDKLARFIRFCDAFNIPLITLEDVTGFFPGVNQEHGGIIRHGAKILYAYSEATVPKITVILRKAYGGAYVALNSKAIGADLVYAWPNAEIAVMGPEGAANIIYSKEIERSENPEATRAEKIKEYREKFANPYVAAGMGMVDDVIDPRETRKKLKEALRMLQNKQEGRPHKKHGNIPL, via the coding sequence ATGACCAATAACGAGAAGATGTACGAAAAAATCGACGAACTCTATGAACGGCGAAGAAAGGTTGAATTAGGCGGAGGCTATGAAAAAATTGACCAGCAGCATCGTAAGGGAAAGCTGACCGCCCGAGAACGAATTCATCTTCTGCTCGATCCGGATAGCTTTGTCGAACTCTTTCCTTTTATTGAACATCGGGGAGCCGGTCTGGAGATGAAAGAAGCGCCTGGGGAAGGGGTGGTTACAGGGTACGGGACGATCCATGGGCGACTTGTTTATTTGTTTGCCCAAGATTTTACCGTCTTTGGCGGAGCATTAGGGGAGATGCACGCAAGAAAGATTGCCCGCGTCATGGATCTTGCCGCCCAAAATGGGGCTCCGATCATCGGATTAAATGATTCAGGCGGGGCACGCATTCAGGAGGGAGTTGTCTCCCTTGACGGGTATGGGCATATTTTTTATCGGAATGCCATTTACTCCGGCGTCATTCCCCAGATCTCCGTCATTATGGGACCAAGTGCCGGAGGAGCCGTTTACTCGCCGGCGATCACCGATTTTGTTTTTATGGTGGAAAAGACGAGCCAAATGTTTATCACAGGACCCAAAGTGATTGAAACCGTAACCGGTGAGAAAATCAGCAGTGAAGATCTGGGCGGGGCTCGGGTTCATACGACGATTAGCGGGAATGCCCATTTCTCCCATCCTGATGAAGAATCTACTTTAGAAGGAGTACGCCGACTTCTCTCCTTTCTTCCTCAAAACTATAGGGAGAAACCCCCGCGGGGAAAACCGGATGAGGGTGGAGATTGGATTGAAGAGATCGTTGATCGTGTGCCGGTAGAGGGGACCAGGGTTTATGATGTGGTTCAAGTCATCAAACTATTGGTAGATCATGGAGATTTCTTACAAGTCCATGAGAACTTTGCGAAAAATATCGTGGTGGGTTTCGGAAGAATTGACGGTTATACGGTAGGGATGATCGCCAATCAGCCAAAGTATTTGGCAGGAGGGCTTGATATCCATTCCTCCGATAAACTGGCCCGTTTCATCCGCTTTTGCGATGCTTTTAACATTCCGCTGATCACCTTGGAAGATGTAACCGGATTTTTTCCTGGGGTTAATCAGGAGCATGGGGGAATAATTCGGCATGGCGCCAAGATTCTCTATGCTTATTCCGAAGCAACGGTCCCCAAGATCACGGTCATTTTGCGTAAAGCCTATGGAGGAGCTTACGTCGCCTTAAATAGCAAAGCGATCGGTGCGGATCTGGTTTATGCATGGCCCAATGCGGAAATTGCCGTTATGGGACCGGAAGGGGCAGCCAACATTATCTATTCCAAAGAAATTGAGAGGAGTGAAAACCCGGAGGCGACCCGGGCGGAGAAAATTAAGGAATATCGGGAAAAGTTTGCAAACCCATATGTGGCGGCGGGTATGGGCATGGTGGATGATGTGATCGATCCCAGGGAGACAAGAAAGAAGCTAAAAGAGGCTTTACGGATGTTGCAAAACAAACAGGAAGGACGTCCTCATAAGAAACATGGGAATATACCCCTTTAG
- a CDS encoding DUF3866 family protein, with amino-acid sequence MLQRETGKVIEVWRRSQEIELIRVETDERIEEGINYPSITGAVREGDEVLLNTTAVRLTLGSGGFHIVMAILNRNEKERNAPSGHIMKGRYTPFQLAVQCVEEEEHPLYSPETRGGDLQGFPILLFSLHSMLPASLLFIQKKKPNLKAVYIMTDGTALPIWLSNHVRSLKEEGLLYKTITAGQAFGGDLESVNVYSAMLAARYSLGADVILVGPGPGSVGTAHPFGYSAVETGELINAVAALNGTGIVVPRIQFQDPRPRHRGLSHHLLTSLSRIALAPAYLPIPLFAGEEKEWIKEQIEHYRLGEKHHLLWRPLEKWDGLVSMIEEYPIETMGRGILEDPPFLQGIAVASSFFLSILK; translated from the coding sequence ATGCTTCAACGGGAAACGGGCAAAGTGATCGAGGTATGGCGAAGGTCTCAGGAAATAGAGTTGATCCGAGTGGAAACGGATGAAAGAATCGAAGAAGGAATAAATTATCCCTCCATCACCGGCGCTGTTCGTGAGGGAGATGAGGTGCTTCTAAACACCACGGCGGTTCGCCTAACGCTTGGATCCGGTGGATTTCATATCGTGATGGCCATCTTAAACAGAAATGAAAAGGAAAGAAACGCCCCATCCGGTCATATCATGAAAGGGCGATACACCCCCTTTCAGCTGGCAGTGCAGTGCGTGGAGGAGGAGGAGCATCCCCTTTACTCCCCGGAAACAAGGGGTGGAGATTTGCAAGGTTTCCCTATCCTCCTCTTCAGCTTACATAGCATGTTGCCTGCTTCTCTCCTCTTTATTCAAAAGAAGAAGCCGAATTTAAAGGCGGTTTACATCATGACCGATGGAACGGCGCTTCCGATTTGGTTAAGCAATCACGTGAGAAGTTTGAAGGAAGAGGGCCTTCTCTATAAGACCATTACCGCAGGGCAAGCCTTCGGGGGGGACTTGGAAAGCGTTAATGTCTATTCTGCCATGCTTGCCGCCCGGTATAGTTTGGGAGCAGATGTGATCCTCGTTGGACCAGGGCCAGGAAGCGTCGGCACCGCTCATCCTTTCGGATATTCGGCCGTGGAGACCGGAGAATTGATCAATGCGGTGGCTGCTCTCAATGGAACCGGGATTGTGGTCCCCCGGATCCAATTTCAAGACCCCCGCCCCCGTCACCGCGGCTTAAGCCATCATCTCCTCACATCCCTATCTCGAATTGCCCTCGCCCCCGCCTATCTTCCCATCCCCCTTTTCGCAGGGGAAGAGAAGGAATGGATTAAAGAGCAGATCGAGCATTATCGGTTGGGAGAAAAGCATCATCTTCTTTGGCGGCCCTTGGAAAAATGGGATGGGCTCGTCTCCATGATCGAGGAATACCCCATTGAAACGATGGGACGGGGGATTCTTGAGGATCCGCCGTTTCTTCAGGGAATTGCCGTCGCTTCCTCTTTTTTTCTCTCCATCCTTAAATAA
- the motB gene encoding flagellar motor protein MotB gives MWKNKRSHGEEHQMDETWLIPYADLLTLLLALFIVLFSLSEIDSQKVEKMANAFNIAFRGAVGVLQYDQMIPTKVPNLTSNPAGSGSQNNFDQKEIERLQAYQQETAQLKKIMEEMNQYIEKNGLTNQLKTSLTNEGLLLTIGEDALFDSGKADILPQARKIAKEISVILEKSFPHEVSVSGHTDNRPIHNAEFQSNWDLSTARAVNFLNVILENKNLSPDKFRVIGYGEYRPVADNNTERGRALNRRVEVLIARMYK, from the coding sequence ATGTGGAAAAATAAACGTTCCCATGGGGAAGAGCATCAAATGGACGAAACGTGGCTTATTCCTTACGCCGATTTGCTCACTTTACTTCTGGCCCTATTCATCGTTCTTTTTTCTCTTAGTGAGATAGACAGTCAAAAAGTCGAGAAAATGGCCAATGCGTTTAATATCGCTTTTCGAGGAGCAGTAGGCGTCTTACAATATGACCAGATGATTCCTACAAAAGTTCCGAACTTAACAAGCAATCCAGCCGGCAGTGGTTCCCAAAACAATTTTGACCAAAAGGAAATTGAACGTTTGCAGGCATATCAACAAGAAACCGCCCAACTAAAAAAAATCATGGAAGAGATGAATCAATATATTGAGAAAAATGGTTTGACCAATCAATTAAAGACCTCCTTAACCAATGAAGGATTGCTCCTTACCATCGGAGAAGACGCCCTTTTTGACTCCGGTAAGGCAGATATCCTTCCTCAGGCCAGGAAGATCGCCAAAGAGATTTCCGTCATTCTGGAAAAGAGTTTTCCCCACGAAGTTTCTGTTTCGGGGCATACGGACAATCGGCCGATTCATAATGCCGAGTTCCAGTCCAATTGGGATTTAAGTACAGCTAGGGCGGTCAATTTCCTCAATGTAATTTTGGAGAATAAAAACTTATCCCCTGACAAATTTCGGGTGATCGGATATGGAGAGTACAGGCCGGTGGCCGATAACAATACCGAGCGGGGAAGGGCGCTAAACCGAAGAGTGGAAGTACTGATCGCAAGGATGTATAAATAA
- a CDS encoding NUDIX domain-containing protein — MSHFEEKTLHREEIYKGKVVELAVDQVLLPDGKRSTRELVFHPGAVAVLAVTKEGKFIFVEQFRKALERDLLEIPAGKLEPGEEPLTSAMRELEEETGYMADSWIFLSRFYTSPGFSNEVVHLFLAKGLKAGRHHLDDDEFVEVYELTEQEIFEEMARGRIADAKTILAVYHWALFQKKEGE; from the coding sequence ATGTCCCATTTTGAAGAGAAGACCCTTCACCGGGAGGAAATTTATAAAGGAAAAGTCGTAGAACTTGCTGTTGATCAAGTCCTACTTCCTGATGGGAAGAGATCTACCCGGGAGCTGGTTTTCCATCCGGGTGCCGTCGCCGTCTTGGCCGTCACCAAGGAGGGGAAATTTATTTTTGTAGAACAATTCCGCAAGGCATTGGAGAGAGATCTGTTGGAGATTCCGGCCGGCAAGTTAGAGCCGGGAGAAGAGCCCCTCACATCTGCCATGAGGGAATTGGAGGAAGAAACGGGATACATGGCCGATTCATGGATCTTTCTATCCCGCTTCTATACTTCTCCCGGTTTTTCCAATGAGGTCGTTCATCTCTTCTTAGCAAAGGGGTTAAAAGCGGGCCGGCATCACCTGGATGATGATGAATTTGTGGAGGTTTATGAGCTTACGGAACAAGAAATTTTTGAAGAGATGGCCCGTGGAAGAATCGCAGATGCCAAAACCATTCTTGCCGTTTATCATTGGGCGTTGTTTCAGAAGAAGGAAGGGGAATAA